The following coding sequences lie in one Flavobacterium sediminis genomic window:
- a CDS encoding DegT/DnrJ/EryC1/StrS family aminotransferase yields MIKFLDLHKINKPFENRFKQKFQQFLDKGWYILGNEVQTFETDFAAYSGSRFCVGVANGLDALTLILKAYIQLEKIEKGDEVIVPANTYIATILAILEADLIPVLVEPKLETYTINPDRIEEKISSKTKAILPVHLYGQLAEMDEISAIAKRYDLLVIEDAAQSHGAKAHYENYPKAYSFYPGKNLGALGDAGAITTDDPELAEVLYELRNYGSKKKYENERIGVNSRLDELQAAFLNLKLPFLDKENEARRHIARCYLTEITNPKIILPDWNREAAHVFHQFVVRTENRNAFQNFLQANEIETMIHYPIPPHQQKALKDWNQLSFPVTEKIHQEIISLPINSSLTEEEIATIIKVVNAY; encoded by the coding sequence ATGATAAAATTTCTTGATTTACATAAGATCAATAAACCATTTGAAAATCGGTTTAAACAAAAATTTCAGCAATTCTTAGATAAGGGCTGGTACATTTTAGGAAATGAGGTTCAGACATTTGAAACTGATTTTGCGGCTTATAGCGGTAGCCGATTTTGTGTAGGAGTAGCCAATGGATTAGATGCTTTGACTTTAATTTTAAAGGCATATATTCAACTGGAAAAAATAGAAAAAGGAGATGAGGTTATCGTTCCTGCCAATACCTATATTGCAACTATTTTAGCAATTCTGGAAGCCGATTTAATTCCGGTTTTAGTAGAACCAAAGTTAGAAACCTATACAATAAACCCTGATCGGATCGAAGAAAAAATATCCTCAAAGACAAAGGCAATCCTTCCGGTACATTTGTACGGACAATTAGCCGAGATGGATGAAATTTCAGCTATAGCTAAACGATATGATCTATTAGTTATAGAGGATGCAGCACAATCTCACGGAGCTAAAGCTCATTATGAAAACTATCCGAAAGCCTATAGCTTTTATCCCGGAAAAAACTTAGGTGCTTTGGGTGATGCCGGAGCCATTACAACAGATGATCCCGAATTAGCAGAAGTTTTGTATGAACTACGGAATTATGGTTCGAAGAAAAAATATGAGAACGAACGCATCGGCGTAAATTCTCGTTTAGATGAGTTACAAGCGGCATTTCTGAACTTAAAATTACCTTTTTTAGACAAGGAAAATGAAGCCAGAAGGCATATTGCCCGATGCTATTTAACGGAAATAACAAACCCTAAAATCATTTTACCGGATTGGAATAGGGAAGCTGCTCATGTTTTTCATCAGTTTGTTGTCCGTACGGAAAACAGAAATGCATTTCAGAACTTTTTGCAAGCGAACGAAATTGAAACGATGATCCATTATCCGATTCCGCCCCATCAGCAAAAAGCATTAAAAGACTGGAATCAGCTTTCGTTTCCTGTCACTGAGAAAATCCATCAGGAAATAATCAGCTTGCCGATCAACAGCAGTTTGACCGAAGAAGAAATAGCAACCATTATTAAGGTAGTAAATGCGTATTAA
- a CDS encoding FemAB family protein — MKIYQVRKYEKESKTLWNEFVKKAKNATFLFDRDFMEYHQDRFEDYSLLVFDAKENVKAVFPANKAGDTVFSHQGLTYGGLVVEKKTKSEEIFTIMDSIVRFLRAQGIITLQMKSLPIIYNSTMSNELDFYFFKSGANCFRKDLNLAFPLKDPELWSKSKWKHYKKTKNIEVRFDNKFNDFWEEILIPRLLQKYNASPVHTLQEIESLASDFPENIKQINAYIDNQIVAGITLFQDTFVVKSQYGATSDLGEKNRALDYLYFTLFEHFRAENKLYFDMGVVTDTSFKEGFNKGLLQQKEELGGVVFCQDYYQLDLQVK; from the coding sequence TTGAAAATTTATCAGGTAAGGAAATACGAGAAAGAAAGTAAAACGCTTTGGAACGAATTTGTTAAAAAAGCTAAAAATGCTACTTTTTTATTTGATCGGGATTTTATGGAATACCATCAGGATCGATTTGAAGATTATTCTTTATTGGTCTTTGATGCGAAAGAAAATGTAAAAGCTGTTTTTCCGGCAAATAAGGCAGGAGATACAGTGTTCTCACATCAAGGGCTGACTTACGGAGGCTTAGTTGTGGAGAAAAAAACAAAATCGGAAGAAATTTTTACAATAATGGATTCCATTGTTCGTTTTTTAAGAGCACAAGGGATTATCACTTTACAAATGAAATCCTTGCCTATCATATACAATTCAACGATGTCTAACGAATTGGATTTTTACTTTTTTAAATCCGGTGCCAATTGTTTCAGAAAAGATCTGAATTTAGCATTTCCTTTAAAGGATCCGGAATTATGGTCTAAAAGTAAATGGAAACATTATAAAAAGACTAAAAATATTGAAGTTAGATTTGATAATAAGTTCAACGATTTTTGGGAAGAAATATTAATTCCCAGACTTTTACAAAAATACAATGCAAGCCCGGTACATACCTTACAAGAAATAGAATCACTGGCATCCGATTTTCCGGAGAATATAAAACAGATTAATGCTTACATAGATAATCAGATCGTAGCAGGAATCACACTTTTTCAGGATACGTTTGTTGTAAAATCCCAATACGGAGCTACGTCAGACTTGGGAGAAAAGAACAGAGCGCTGGATTATTTGTATTTTACCTTATTTGAACATTTCAGAGCGGAAAATAAGCTTTATTTTGATATGGGAGTTGTTACAGACACAAGTTTTAAAGAAGGTTTTAATAAAGGCTTATTGCAGCAGAAAGAAGAGCTCGGAGGTGTTGTGTTTTGTCAGGATTATTACCAATTAGATTTACAGGTAAAATGA